The Prochlorococcus marinus str. MIT 9301 genome window below encodes:
- the mutS gene encoding DNA mismatch repair protein MutS — MQEDLIIQKNLFAIGNDNNKQKEKTKIPEDLSLEDLKKESQKRPRQRKNSTNLINKFKTDLISNKKNVCINEESYSYKTVSKLKLTPVMKHYVTLKEENKDRLLLYRLGDFFECFFEDAVLISNLLEITLTSKDAGKEIGKIPMAGVPHHAMDRYCADLIKKNYSVVICDQLEKSSGNYGTPIKRGITRIITPGTVIEEGMLIAKKNNWITAIYLSEENSNESYEWGISKADVSTGELITLEGQSLSKLFDEIIKLDSSEIIVGSNAVRNLLIKGNSQITYTVSQETNFGINEANYLIKNYFQIANLEGIGLKNLKNATRSLGGLLNYLEKINPSNLDKDSSVKISLDFPQIQYGHNKLIIDYQTQKNLEIKNTQRENNYVGSLLWSIDRTYTCMGARCLRRWIDSPLLNVNEIYKRQNIITNFFESKKLRTDTQNLLRAMGDLERLAGRACAGHASPRDLIAIAEGLKKLPRLKSIIELFKYDLPNWTDQLINIDEGLLELADTISFKLVENPPLSISEGGMIHDGVDNILDGLRNLMDDYSEWLNKEELKERKISKISNLKIQFHKNFGYYISINKSKVNLAPQHWIKRQTLTNEERYITSEIKNKENKIFQIKSRASSKEYEIFCELRNIVAEKTKQIRSIAKSIASLDALLGLSITSIENNFIKPLLIPINDSMTKNSTKIIAGRNPIVEQLLSDKKFVANDISFEDNQKLIILTGPNASGKSCFIRQLGLIQILAQIGSFVPANNAEIKIADRIFTRIGAVDDQSSGQSTFMVEMSETASILNQATSNSLVLLDEIGRGTSTFDGLSIAWSVSEYLAKKIQCNTIFATHYHELNYLKNSNKNIQNFQVLVEQNDDQLIFSHRIVRGGSNKSYGIEAAKLAGVPKEVIEKAKSVLNSLEENNKLNHNIK; from the coding sequence ATGCAAGAAGATTTGATAATTCAAAAGAATTTATTTGCGATTGGTAATGATAATAATAAGCAAAAGGAAAAAACAAAAATTCCAGAAGATTTATCTTTAGAAGATTTAAAAAAAGAATCGCAAAAAAGACCCAGACAAAGAAAAAATTCAACTAATTTAATAAATAAATTCAAGACTGATTTAATTTCAAATAAGAAAAATGTTTGCATCAATGAAGAATCTTATAGCTATAAAACAGTTTCAAAACTGAAATTAACACCTGTAATGAAGCATTATGTAACTCTAAAAGAAGAAAATAAAGATAGGTTATTACTTTATAGATTAGGAGATTTTTTTGAATGTTTTTTTGAGGATGCTGTATTAATATCTAATCTTTTAGAAATAACGCTTACCAGTAAAGATGCTGGCAAAGAGATTGGTAAGATCCCTATGGCAGGGGTTCCCCATCATGCAATGGACAGATACTGTGCTGATTTAATTAAAAAAAATTATTCTGTGGTTATATGTGATCAATTAGAAAAAAGTTCTGGAAATTATGGGACTCCAATTAAAAGAGGAATAACACGAATAATTACTCCTGGAACTGTAATTGAAGAGGGGATGTTGATAGCAAAGAAAAATAATTGGATTACTGCTATTTACTTATCAGAAGAAAACTCAAATGAATCTTATGAATGGGGTATATCAAAAGCTGATGTAAGCACAGGAGAATTAATAACTTTAGAAGGCCAATCTCTATCAAAACTATTTGATGAAATTATTAAATTAGATTCTTCAGAAATCATTGTAGGAAGCAATGCAGTAAGAAATTTATTAATTAAAGGAAATAGTCAAATTACATATACTGTTTCTCAAGAGACTAATTTTGGAATTAATGAAGCAAATTATCTAATAAAAAATTATTTCCAAATTGCAAACTTAGAGGGAATAGGACTTAAAAATTTAAAAAATGCAACTAGATCACTTGGAGGTTTATTAAATTATTTAGAAAAAATTAATCCTTCAAATTTAGATAAAGATTCTTCTGTAAAAATCTCATTAGACTTTCCACAAATCCAATATGGTCACAACAAATTAATTATTGATTATCAAACTCAAAAAAACTTAGAAATCAAAAATACACAACGAGAAAACAATTATGTAGGTTCGCTACTATGGAGTATTGATAGAACTTATACTTGCATGGGCGCAAGGTGTTTAAGAAGGTGGATAGATTCACCACTATTAAACGTTAATGAAATTTATAAAAGACAAAATATAATTACAAACTTTTTTGAATCTAAGAAATTACGTACAGATACCCAAAATTTACTTAGAGCAATGGGGGATTTAGAAAGACTTGCAGGTAGAGCTTGTGCAGGTCATGCAAGTCCAAGAGACTTAATTGCAATAGCTGAAGGTTTAAAAAAATTGCCTAGACTAAAATCCATAATTGAATTATTTAAATATGATCTCCCAAATTGGACTGATCAACTTATAAATATTGATGAAGGACTCTTAGAATTAGCTGATACTATAAGTTTTAAACTCGTAGAAAATCCTCCTCTAAGTATTAGTGAAGGAGGCATGATCCACGATGGAGTTGACAATATATTAGATGGTTTACGCAATTTAATGGATGATTACTCAGAGTGGCTAAATAAAGAGGAATTAAAGGAAAGGAAAATTAGCAAAATTTCAAACCTAAAAATTCAATTTCATAAAAATTTTGGTTATTACATTTCTATAAATAAGTCAAAAGTTAATTTAGCTCCACAACATTGGATCAAAAGGCAAACACTTACTAATGAAGAAAGGTATATCACTTCAGAAATTAAAAATAAAGAAAATAAGATTTTCCAAATAAAAAGTAGAGCTTCATCAAAAGAATATGAAATTTTCTGCGAATTAAGAAATATAGTTGCTGAAAAAACAAAACAAATAAGATCAATCGCAAAATCCATAGCATCTCTTGATGCATTGCTTGGTTTATCAATTACTTCAATAGAAAACAATTTTATAAAACCTTTATTAATACCAATAAATGATTCAATGACAAAAAATAGTACAAAAATTATCGCAGGAAGAAATCCAATTGTAGAGCAATTGTTAAGTGATAAAAAGTTTGTAGCAAACGATATTTCTTTTGAGGATAATCAAAAATTAATTATATTAACCGGTCCCAATGCAAGCGGAAAAAGTTGCTTTATAAGACAACTTGGTTTAATACAAATTCTCGCACAAATTGGTAGCTTTGTTCCTGCTAATAATGCTGAAATCAAGATTGCAGATAGGATTTTCACAAGAATTGGGGCAGTTGATGATCAATCATCTGGGCAATCAACATTTATGGTAGAAATGTCTGAAACTGCATCAATTCTAAATCAAGCAACTTCTAACTCACTAGTTTTACTTGATGAGATAGGCAGAGGGACATCTACTTTTGATGGACTTTCAATAGCTTGGTCAGTAAGTGAATATCTTGCAAAAAAAATTCAATGTAATACTATTTTTGCTACGCACTATCATGAGCTTAATTATTTAAAAAATTCA